The Miscanthus floridulus cultivar M001 chromosome 7, ASM1932011v1, whole genome shotgun sequence genome includes a region encoding these proteins:
- the LOC136464161 gene encoding probable protein phosphatase 2C 25: MWSWLTKIASACLGPVRRCARTRKDEDGGGSDNGRGVADDLLWSRDLGRHAAGEFSFAVVQANEALEDHSQVETGSAATFVGVYDGHGGAEASRFISDHLFAHLIRLAQENGTISEDVVRSAVSATEEGFLTLVRRTCFIKPLIAAVGSCCLVGVIWRGTLYVANLGDSRAVIGCLGRSNKIVAEPLTRDHNASMEEVRQELISRHPDDSQIVVLKHGVWRIKGIIQVSRTIGDAYLKRREFALDPSITRFRLSEPLRRPVLTAEPSICTRVLNPQDKFIIFASDGLWEQLTNQQAVEIVHSNPRRGIAKRLVRAALKQAAQKREMRYDDLRKVEKGVRRFFHDDITVVVVYIEHGLLQERDTSVPELSVRGFVDSVGPSSFSGITAISSHN; this comes from the exons ATGTGGTCGTGGTTGACGAAGATTGCGTCCGCGTGCTTGGGCCCGGTCCGGAGGTGCGCGCGTACGAGGAAGGATgaggacggcggcggcagcgaTAACGGCCGCGGCGTCGCCGACGACCTGCTGTGGTCGCGGGACCTCGGGCGCCACGCGGCGGGTGAGTTCTCGTTTGCCGTCGTGCAGGCCAACGAGGCGTTGGAGGACCACAGCCAAGTAGAGACAGGCTCTGCCGCAACATTCGTGGGCGTCTACGACGGTCACGGCGGCGCTGAGGCCTCCCGCTTCATATCTGACCACCTCTTCGCACACCTCATCC GACTTGCTCAGGAAAATGGAACAATATCTGAGGATGTAGTTCGGAGTGCGGTTTCTGCTACTGAGGAAGGCTTCTTGACACTTGTGCGGAGAACATGTTTTATAAAGCCTTTGATTGCTGCGGTTGGATCCTGCTGTCTAGTTGGTGTCATATGGAGAGGGACACTATATGTGGCTAATCTAGGTGATTCCAGGGCTGTAATTGGCTGTCTAGGTAGATCAAACAAGATCGTGGCTGAACCACTCACAAGAGATCATAATGCAAGTATGGAGGAGGTCAGGCAGGAACTTATATCCCGTCATCCAGATGATTCTCAAATTGTTGTTCTCAAGCATGGTGTTTGGCGCATCAAGGGCATAATTCAG GTTTCAAGGACAATTGGGGATGCTTACTTGAAGAGGCGAGAATTTGCTCTTGATCCCTCTATTACTCGTTTCCGCCTTTCGGAGCCTCTCCGCCGGCCTGTTCTTACAGCAGAGCCATCTATCTGTACAAGGGTGCTTAATCCACAAgataaatttattatttttgcATCTGATGGTCTTTGGGAGCAGTTGACAAATCAACAGGCCGTTGAAATTGTCCACAGCAATCCACGAAGA GGAATCGCAAAGAGGCTGGTAAGGGCAGCATTGAAACAAGCTGCGCAGAAGAGGGAAATGAGGTATGATGACCTCAGGAAAGTTGAAAAGGGAGTTCGCCGCTTCTTCCACGATGACATTACAGTAGTTGTTGTTTACATAGAACATGGATTACTGCAAGAGAGGGATACTTCTGTGCCAGAACTTTCAGTCCGTGGTTTTGTTGATTCAGTTGGCCCTTCAAGTTTCTCAGGGATAACCGCCATATCATCTCACAACTAA